A genomic region of Thunnus maccoyii chromosome 13, fThuMac1.1, whole genome shotgun sequence contains the following coding sequences:
- the arhgap35b gene encoding rho GTPase-activating protein 35, whose translation MMAKKQDVRSPIYNLIVVGLSGTEKEKGQCGVGKSCLCNRFVRPSADDFYLDHTSVLSTSDFGGRVVNNDHFLFWGEVSRVLEEGPECRMHVVEQTEFIDDQTFQPHRSTAMQPYIKRAAATKLASAEKLMYFCTDQLGLEQDFEQKQMPEGKLQVDGFLLCVDVSRGMNRNFDDQLKFVTNLYGQLSKTKKPIVLVLTKCDEGVERYIKDAHTFAITKKSLPVVETSARSNINVDLAFLSLVQLIDKSRGKPKIIPYFEALKLQSQQIASAKDRYEWLINRIVKNHNETWLNTSRRMNTSPEYKEYVFLEGTAKCKKLFQQHVYRLKQEHIERRRKIYLSTLPLALSSLVPDLDEIDQLSWSGVQKVLESKQHFAHWFVVLEDSPWEDTSHIDNMEDERIPSDLLETAEAEEIFNAHLEHLRNECRRAEMRLEFKQKLASSPFVTPGKPWEEARSFIMNEEFYQWLEEPEYLDLYNRHQKEIIDRAKEDFQELLLEYSELFYELEVDAKPSKEKMGAIQEVLGEEQRFKALQKLPAERDALVLKHIHFVYHPTKETCPSSPHCGDSKIEQLLVSRFPTCYPFFDVKAHFGDTKADRINLVILGKDGLAREFANEIRALCTNDDWYVLDGKMYELTLRPIEGNVRLPVNSFHTPTFTPHGCLCLYNSKESLSYVVESLERLRESTLGRRDSQLAQLPTSLLLVTKRGVGSYVDIGGETALNLITQGQQVARRLQCSFLDPASPGVGYGHNVNETQINQVLRSLLDIRRSTSFSSSSPPLLPEPPGLRDSPHQPAPEADLRIVMCLMCGDSYDIEQLLSPFLMHQHCRPMSNSGTSVLLEQTVGGHKLAIELSLLSYHASFTLRKSRLVHGYIAVYSVTRKASLETLCAFLCEVQDIIPVQLLAVGDSQAELTDSDYAREQQIQGEELAHEIEGRFNSVVCGSGGVVGGLHRIEMFHPFLMEVVEKRNIVEATHMYDNVAEACTNENVYSPRCSSPSPVTMFLDSEDDVEPSPPYYDGTLTSHSGGFNLPDLDSSDISVISDIRDFENKLNNKLPPQVRVKPGVTFDFRKVSRNPYIDTLGHRRSLPSAVTWVPGGDVGYDPSDYAEPIDAVSKPRPSNEEIIYSVPHDSTQGKIITIRNSNRMHSNGNGSDSEADSSSLERRRKFSAAGVKPRLYRDRSKRLGKFSSFRTSFIGSDDEMGALPKSKEDDFGTLKGESLVNEESEDPKKRNILKSLRRTAKKTRPKPRPAIPKPPESNYFGVPLVNVVSPDRPIPLFIEKCVRFIETTGLNTEGLYRVSGNKSEMESMQRQFEQDHGLDLVEKDFSINTVAGALKSFFSELPEPLVPCALQVDLLDAFKINDREQRLYTMKDVLRKFPRENYDSFKYVVSHLHKVSQLSRVNLMTSENLSICFWPTLMRPDFSTMDALTATRTYQTIIETFIHQCAFFFYNQPFLDSPTGLAGLPASPTTTLTGSSAYSCYRSSPPHTTTHFSPLQQSPPTTPQSPLQSLLPPLHQHPHSHHSPAEQETL comes from the exons ATGATGGCGAAAAAGCAAGATGTCCGATCGCCCATTTACAACCTCATTGTGGTGGGTTTGTCAggcacagagaaagagaaggggcAATGTGGGGTTGGAAAATCCTGCTTGTGTAATAGGTTTGTACGGCCTAGTGCTGATGACTTCTACCTGGACCACACATCAGTGTTGAGCACCAGTGACTTTGGGGGTCGAGTGGTTAATAATGATCACTTTCTGTTTTGGGGGGAGGTGTCACGGGTTCTGGAGGAGGGGCCTGAGTGCAGAATGCATGTTGTGGAGCAAACTGAGTTCATTGATGACCAGACATTTCAGCCACACCGTAGCACTGCTATGCAGCCCTACATCAAACGGGCAGCCGCAACCAAGCTGGCATCAGCAGAGAAGCTCATGTACTTCTGCACAGATCAGCTGGGCCTGGAGCAAGACTTTGAGCAAAAACAAATGCCTGAGGGCAAGCTGCAGGTTGATGGCTTCCTGCTATGTGTCGATGTCAGCAGGGGCATGAACCGCAACTTTGATGACCAGCTGAAATTTGTCACAAACCTATATGGTCAGCTTAGCAAGACTAAAAAGCCCATTGTGCTGGTCCTCACCAAATGTGATGAAGGAGTTGAGCGCTATATCAAAGATGCACATACCTTTGCTATCACTAAAAAGAGTCTACCAGTAGTTGAGACATCTGCACGCTCAAATATAAATGTGGACCTTGCCTTCCTCTCTTTGGTTCAACTTATTGATAAGAGCAGGGGCAAGCCCAAGATCATTCCTTACTTTGAAGCCCTAAAGCTCCAGAGTCAGCAGATAGCTTCGGCCAAGGATCGCTATGAATGGTTAATCAACCGTATAGTAAAGAATCATAATGAAACCTGGTTAAACACCAGTCGACGCATGAACACCTCCCCAGAGTACAAAGAATATGTCTTCTTGGAGGGAACAGCTAAATGCAAGAAGCTTTTTCAACAGCATGTATACCGTCTGAAGCAAGAACATATTGAGAGGCGTCGCAAAATATACTTGAGCACTCTTCCTTTAGCACTTAGTTCCTTGGTGCCTGACCTTGATGAGATAGATCAGCTGAGCTGGTCCGGGGTACAGAAGGTTCTAGAGTCCAAGCAGCACTTTGCCCACTGGTTTGTTGTTCTGGAGGACTCTCCATGGGAGGACACGTCTCACATTGACAACATGGAGGATGAGCGAATCCCTTCAGACCTACTGGAGACTGCAGAAGCAGAGGAAATATTTAATGCCCACCTGGAACATTTGCGCAATGAGTGCAGACGGGCAGAGATGAGGCTGGAGTTTAAACAGAAGTTAGCTTCCTCTCCCTTTGTCACACCTGGTAAACCTTGGGAGGAAGCCCGCAGCTTTATCATGAATGAAGAGTTCTACCAGTGGCTTGAGGAGCCAGAGTACTTGGACCTGTACAACCGCCATCAGAAGGAGATCATTGACCGTGCTAAAGAAGACTTCCAGGAGCTCTTACTGGAGTACTCTGAGCTTTTTTATGAGCTTGAGGTGGATGCCAAGCCAAGCAAGGAGAAGATGGGGGCAATTCAGGAGGTTTTAGGGGAGGAACAGAGGTTCAAGGCACTACAAAAGCTTCCAGCTGAAAGAGATGCTCTAGTATTGAAGCATATCCACTTTGTCTATCACCCTACAAAGGAGACCTGCCCTAGCAGTCCTCACTGTGGAGACTCTAAGATTGAACAACTCCTAGTTTCACGTTTCCCCACTTGTTACCCCTTTTTTGATGTGAAAGCTCATTTTGGGGACACCAAGGCCGACAGAATTAATCTTGTCATACTGGGGAAGGATGGACTGGCCAGAGAATTTGCCAATGAGATTAGGGCTCTCTGCACAAATGATGACTGGTATGTGTTAGATGGGAAGATGTATGAGTTGACACTGCGGCCTATTGAGGGAAATGTACGTCTTCCAGTAAATTCCTTCCACACCCCGACTTTCACACCTCACggatgtctgtgtctgtataaTTCAAAAGAGTCCCTCTCCTATGTGGTTGAAAGCCTTGAGCGACTTAGAGAATCAACTCTGGGACGAAGGGATAGCCAGCTAGCACAGCTGCCAACATCACTGCTTCTAGTCACCAAAAGAGGCGTAGGATCATATGTGGATATTGGTGGAGAAACTGCCTTAAACCTAATAACACAGGGACAGCAGGTTGCAAGGAGACTGCAGTGTAGCTTCTTAGACCCAGCCTCCCCTGGTGTGGGCTATGGCCATAACGTCAATGAGACTCAAATCAACCAGGTGCTGAGGAGCCTTCTGGATATTAGGAGGAGCACATCCTTTAGTAGCAGCTCCCCACCACTCCTCCCTGAGCCTCCAGGTCTCAGAGACTCTCCTCATCAGCCGGCCCCAGAGGCAGATCTTCGTATTGTCATGTGCTTAATGTGTGGAGACTCCTATGACATTGAGCAGCTCCTGTCCCCTTTCCTAATGCATCAGCACTGCAGGCCCATGTCTAATAGTGGCACTTCTGTATTGCTAGAGCAGACAGTTGGTGGACACAAGCTGGCTATAgagctctctctgctctcataCCATGCCTCCTTCACTTTGCGGAAGAGCAGGTTGGTACATGGCTACATCGCTGTGTACTCGGTCACCCGAAAAGCTTCCCTGGAGACCCTGTGTGCATTCTTGTGTGAGGTTCAGGACATCATCCCAGTCCAACTGTTGGCAGTGGGAGATAGCCAGGCAGAGCTCACTGATAGTGACTATGCCCGTGAACAGCAGATCCAGGGGGAAGAACTAGCCCATGAGATTGAGGGTCGTTTCAACAGCGTGGTTTGTGGATCTGGGGGTGTGGTAGGAGGCCTGcacaggatagaaatgtttcatcctTTTCTGATGGAGGTGGTTGAGAAACGCAACATTGTGGAAGCCACACACATGTACGACAATGTTGCTGAAGCATGCACCAATGAAAATGTGTACTCCCCACGCTGTAGTTCTCCCAGTCCTGTCACCATGTTCCTGGATTCAGAGGATGATGTAGAGCCATCGCCACCGTACTATGATGGCACACTCACTTCTCACAGTGGGGGCTTCAACCTGCCTGACTTAGATTCCAGTGACATTTCTGTCATCTCCGATATCAGAGACTTTGAGAACAAACTCAACAACAAATTGCCCCCCCAAGTGAGAGTTAAACCGGGTGTCACTTTTGACTTCCGGAAGGTGAGTCGCAACCCATACATAGATACACTGGGACACCGTCGCTCCCTACCCTCTGCTGTTACCTGGGTTCCTGGTGGGGATGTGGGCTATGATCCCTCAGACTATGCTGAACCCATTGATGCTGTTTCAAAACCCCGCCCTAGCAATGAAGAAATCATCTACTCAGTGCCACATGACAGCACACAAGGCAAAATCATCACCATCCGCAACTCCAATAGGATGCACTCCAATGGAAATGGCTCAGACAGTGAAGCCGACAGCAGCTCTCTTGAGCGAAGGAGGAAGTTCTCAGCAGCTGGGGTGAAGCCTCGCCTTTACCGGGACCGCTCCAAGCGTCTTGGCAAGTTCAGCAGCTTTCGCACGAGCTTCATAGGCAGCGATGATGAGATGGGAGCTCTTCCAAAATCCAAGGAAGATGACTTTGGGACCCTGAAAGGCGAAAGTCTGGTTAATGAGGAGAGTGAGGACCCAAAAAAGAGGAACATTCTCAAGAGCCTGCGACGAACAGCCAAG AAAACAAGACCAAAGCCCCGTCCAGCTATTCCCAAGCCCCCGGAGAGCAATTACTTTGGGGTCCCCCTAGTGAATGTGGTATCTCCAGACAGACCTATCCCACTCTTCATTGAGAAGTGTGTCCGCTTCATTGAGACAACAG GCCTGAACACAGAGGGTTTGTACCGCGTAAGCGGGAACAAGTCAGAGATGGAAAGCATGCAGAGGCAGTTTGAACAGG ACCACGGATTAGACCTAGTGGAGAAAGACTTCTCCATAAACACTGTGGCTGGAGCCCTCAAAAGCTTCTTTTCTGAGCTGCCTGAGCCCCTGGTGCCTTGTGCTCTGCAGGTGGACCTATTGGATGCTTTCA AAATCAATGATAGAGAACAGAGGCTATACACCATGAAGGATGTCCTGAGGAAGTTCCCCAGGGAGAATTATGATTCCTTCAAATATGTAGTGAGCCACTTACACAA gGTGAGCCAGCTGAGCAGGGTGAACTTGATGACCAGTGAAAACTTGTCCATCTGTTTCTGGCCCACTCTGATGAGACCAGACTTCTCCACTATGGACGCCCTGACTGCCACACGCACCTACCAGACAATCATCGAGACCTTCATCCACCAGTGTGCATTCTTCTTCTACAACCAGCCCTTCCTTGACTCCCCCACCGGCCTGGCAGGCCTCCCTGCCTCACCTACCACCACCCTCACTGGGAGCTCTGCCTACTCTTGTTAccgctcctctcctccccacACCACCACGCACTTCAGCCCCCTGCAGCAGTCCCCACCCACCACCCCCCAGTCTCCTCTGCAGTCCCTGCTCCCTCCCCTCCACCAGCACCCCCACTCCCACCACTCCCCTGCTGAACAGGAGACACTGTGA